In Amaranthus tricolor cultivar Red isolate AtriRed21 chromosome 3, ASM2621246v1, whole genome shotgun sequence, a single window of DNA contains:
- the LOC130809466 gene encoding uncharacterized protein LOC130809466 gives MMSQPIRQNTMIPNLLIHEDRSPMDKIVEGHHFQSNRGNKKLKPQGSKQPYSPQDICSHFIKIKERSKRKAFNPSLIRKEVKELQNHNKATQVFATLENLIRSYYEMTFQRPNPELVQISFHGKYL, from the exons ATGATGTCCCAACCCATCCGACAAAATACTATGATACCAAATCTACTTATCCATGAAGATAGATCTCCTATGGATAAAATAGTTGAAGGCCACCATTTCCAATCAAACCGAGGGAACAAAAAATTAAAGCCTCAAGGTTCAAAACAACCATACTCCCCACAAGATATATGTTCTCACTTTatcaaaatcaaagaaagaagTAAGAGGAAAGCATTCAATCCTTCATTGATAAGAAAAGAAGTAAAAGAGTTGCAAAATCACAACAAAGCAACCCAAGTTTTCGCCACATTGGAGAATCTCATCAGATCATACTACGAGATGACTTTTCAAAG GCCCAACCCTGAACTGGTACAAATCTCTTTCCATGGGAAGTATCTATAG